A window from Acidobacteriota bacterium encodes these proteins:
- a CDS encoding tail fiber protein, whose amino-acid sequence MSEPFVGEIRMFAGNFAPRGWAFCDGQLLAVSQNDALFSLLGTIYGG is encoded by the coding sequence ATGTCAGAACCATTTGTTGGAGAAATCCGCATGTTCGCGGGCAATTTCGCGCCCCGCGGCTGGGCCTTCTGCGACGGGCAATTGCTGGCTGTCTCACAGAACGATGCTCTCTTCTCTCTTCTCGGGACCATTTACGGCGG